ACAGGAACGCCGGCTGGAATTTCCACATAGTTGACAGTGGCAACCCCTTGATCTGGGTATTCAAACAACCATTTCCAGTCAAGTGATGTCACTTGGATAGTGATTGGATTCACATTTTTAACAGGTGGTTTTGTTAAAGTATGAACACCTTTGACAGTATAAACGCCTAATATCCCGATAATGACAATCGGGATGCCCCACCAAATCACTTCCAAAACTTTGCTGTCATCCCATTTTGGTTGATAAAGGGCTTTGTTGCCAGGCTTATCGCGGTAGCGCACCAAAATATAAACAAGTATGGCCAAAACAGGTATTACCACGATGGCACAAAGCAGCACCGAAAGATAAATTAAATGAAGTTCCGTTCGGCCAACAGGCCCTTTTGGATCGAGGACTATGAGCTGGTCACTGCTGCATCCCGATAAAAAGAAAGCAGCGAACGCAACAAGCCCTGCAGCCTTTATTCCATTGAGCAAACCACGTTTTTTCACATCTAGTCATCTCCTCTTAAACACTCGCTCAATAAAATAGTGTTTGATTTAACTTGGATTGCGATATAATCATACTCCCGGAAGGATAAAAATGGGATAGGTGAAAAAAGATGTTAACGAAATTGACAAAATTGCTGTAAAAGAAAATTCGAATTTAAGACAACAATTTGTAAAATTTCACAAATCAACCCGCTTGACTCTAAGCAAATCTCCATCTGCAGGGCACAAAAAAAAGCACATGCATCAAAAGACGCAAGTGCTCTATAGATAGAGTTGTATAAAGATTATGATGGATCAGGTTCCAATTCGTTTTTATTTGGGTGCATTTGCATCGCCTGAAAAGCAGCTCCGATGATCAGCGTTTGAATACCGCCAATGATGAAGCCAAGAGAAACCATTAACACTAAATTTTTGTCACTGAAATTGTAAATGCTCAAGCAAGTGGCAATAATCCCTGCAATAATTGTCAGCAGACCAAATCGTTGTAAAAGAACAGCAGGCTTATGCCTTTCATTCTTTTTCATGTTAATCACTCCATAATAGTAATTTACGAAATATTCTTACTATTATTATAACACCATTTTGACAAAAAATGTTCATAAAATGTTCACGATATATTCAATAATTGTAAAAAAACTGCCTGCTAATTTGCAGACAGTCAATTTTTTATACGTGCATTTCAAACTGCTTGGAATAAAGGTTGGAATAGGCTCCGCCCTTTGCTAGCAGTGAATCGTGTGTACCTTGCTCTGTAATGCCGCCATCGGTCAGGACGATGATGCGCTGCGCATTTCTGATGGTTGAAAGGCGATGGGCGATCACAAGTGTTGTCCGACCTTGGGCCAAGGATTCCAGTGATTCCTTGATGATGCTCTCACTTTCGTTATCGAGTGCACTCGTCGCCTCATCCAGAATAAGCAGCGGTGGATTCTTTAAAAATACACGGGCGATGCTGATCCGCTGCTTCTGACCGCCGGACAGCCTGACGCCGCGCTGCCCGATTTCAGCGTGATAGCCGTCCGGCAGACTTAGGATAAAGTCATGGGCATTGGCTCGTTTAGCAGCATGAATCACTTCTTCATCGCTTGCATCAGGATGGCCGTAGCGAATATTCTCGATGACCGTTCCATCGAAAAGGTACACATCCTGCTGAACAATCCCAATGCTGTTTCGCAAGCTTTGCAAATCCATTTCCTTTACGTTGATTCCATCCAGCAGCACCTCACCGGCGGTTACATCATAAAAGCGCGGAATGAGCGAGCAAAGCGTCGTTTTTCCTGCACCGGATGGCCCGACGACCGCCACATATTCTCCCGGCTTCACATGAAGTGACAGGTCCTGCAGTACATCCTTCAGATGATCTTCGTAGCGGAATGATACATGATTGAATGCAAGTTCTCCCCGCACATTTGGCAAGGTGAAGGGATTTGGCGGGTTCTCAATCGCAGGCTGAAGATTCATGATTTCCATAAAGCGCTGAAATCCCGTGATCCCTTCCTGAAACTGTGTG
The sequence above is drawn from the Falsibacillus albus genome and encodes:
- a CDS encoding cytochrome c oxidase subunit II, with the protein product MKKRGLLNGIKAAGLVAFAAFFLSGCSSDQLIVLDPKGPVGRTELHLIYLSVLLCAIVVIPVLAILVYILVRYRDKPGNKALYQPKWDDSKVLEVIWWGIPIVIIGILGVYTVKGVHTLTKPPVKNVNPITIQVTSLDWKWLFEYPDQGVATVNYVEIPAGVPVQFELTADGPMNSFWVPQLGGQEYTMPGMAMRLWLQADQPGTYFGSGANFTGEGFAHMRFNVIAKPQSEFNQWVKHVKDTAPAMTNDDYAKLKKQGLSHVKSYSSYPEARFRKVIDKNGGQYMNMDQNKNDMSNMDMKH